The nucleotide window TTCCGCTTCGGCGGCCCGCAGCTGGCGGCGGTCGCCGAGTTCGCGCGCCGGGTCGGCCCGACGACCGGATTTCCGGCGGACGTGAAGGTGGAACTGCTTTCCCCGCTTCCGCAAGATTGATGAACATTTCCTCCGTTTGTTGAGCATTCACTTCCCGCGGGTTCCGGAAAATTCGTTTGACGAATTCCGGGGTCTGTGGCAAGGCCCCGGAACCGGCGGCCGCCGTTCGCATTCCCATTCGGGCGTACGGCACTACCCTGCTGGGGAGGCGTGGAGAGTTGTGGAGAGCAGGACGTACGGGGGAGGTGTGGGCGTCATGCAACCACTCGGCGCGGGCGAACCCACTGTCGTGGGGCCCTACCGGCTGCTCGGCAGGCTCGGCTCGGGCGGGATGGGCCGCGTCTACCTGGGGCGCAGCTCGGGCGGCCGTACCGTCGCCGTCAAGGTCGTGCACCCGCACTTCGCGCTGGACGAGGAGTTCCGCGCCCGCTTCCGGCGTGAGGTGGACGCGGCCCGGCGGGTCGGCGGCGCCTGGACGGCCCCCGTGCTCGACGCCGACCCGGAGGCGTCCGTGCCCTGGGTGGCCACGGCGTACGCGGCCGGCCCCTCCCTCGCGGCGGCGATCGCCGACGGCGGCGCGCTGCCCACGCACTCCGTACGGGTCCTGGGCGCAGGCCTCGCCGAGGCGCTCTCGGCGGTGCACGCGCTCGGCCTCGTCCACCGTGATGTGAAGCCCTCCAACGTCCTCCTCACCGTCGACGGCCCTCTTCTCATCGACTTCGGCATCGCCCGCGCCACGGACGGCACGGCGTCGCTGACGTCCACGGGCGTCTCGGTCGGCTCTCCCGGCTATATGTCTCCCGAGCAGATCCTCGGCAAGGGCGTCACCGGCGCGGCCGACGTCTTCTCCCTGGGCGCGGTCCTGGCGTACGCGGCGACCGGCGAGTCCCCCTTCCCCGGTGACTCGTCCGCCGCCCTCCTCTACAAGGTCGTCCACGAGGAGCCCCGGCTGGGCTCCCTGGAGGGCGAGCTGCGGGAGCTGGTCGAGCGCTGCCTCGCCAAGGAGCCGAGCGCGCGTCCGGGCCCGGACGAAGTCGCCCGGGCCCTGGCGCCAGAGGGCGCGGCCCGGTTGGTGGCGGCGGGGTGGCTGCCGGGGCCGATGGTGGAACAGGTCGGCCGGAGCGCGGTGCAGTTGCTCAACCTGGACGCGGTGGACGGCGTCGGCGCGGTGTCCGGGGTCGTGGGGTTCAGCAGCCCGTCGGTGGGGGAGCCGGGGGCGGACGCGGCTTCCGGAGGAGCTGGTTCCGGTGGTGGGGTGTTCGGGCCGCCGCCGGTCATGGTGCCGTCGCCGCCCACGTATGTGCCGGGGCAGCCGGTGGTGGCCGGCCCGGAGGACGCGGTGCCCGCCGGGGCGGGGGCCGGCAAGTTGTCCGTCAGCGTGGCTGCGACCTCCACCAGTGACGTGAACGGACGTGGCCGGAAGGTGAGTTGTACGGTCGCGCTGGCTGTCGCGGGGGCGTTCGCGGCGGTGAGTGTGGGGTCGGTGTTCGTGTTCGGGATGCTGGGGGACGACGAGGCCGGCAGCAAGGACGGGGCGGCCGCGCCCGCGCCGTCGCGGAGTGCGAGCGCGACCGATGGGTCGGACGCGGACATGGGCGGCGACGACGGTGCCGTGCCCGCGAAGTACCTCGGCACCTGGGAGGG belongs to Streptomyces graminofaciens and includes:
- a CDS encoding serine/threonine-protein kinase — its product is MQPLGAGEPTVVGPYRLLGRLGSGGMGRVYLGRSSGGRTVAVKVVHPHFALDEEFRARFRREVDAARRVGGAWTAPVLDADPEASVPWVATAYAAGPSLAAAIADGGALPTHSVRVLGAGLAEALSAVHALGLVHRDVKPSNVLLTVDGPLLIDFGIARATDGTASLTSTGVSVGSPGYMSPEQILGKGVTGAADVFSLGAVLAYAATGESPFPGDSSAALLYKVVHEEPRLGSLEGELRELVERCLAKEPSARPGPDEVARALAPEGAARLVAAGWLPGPMVEQVGRSAVQLLNLDAVDGVGAVSGVVGFSSPSVGEPGADAASGGAGSGGGVFGPPPVMVPSPPTYVPGQPVVAGPEDAVPAGAGAGKLSVSVAATSTSDVNGRGRKVSCTVALAVAGAFAAVSVGSVFVFGMLGDDEAGSKDGAAAPAPSRSASATDGSDADMGGDDGAVPAKYLGTWEGDGYALNGSLPAGTFRVTLKSAEVGEEIGTFRSTDLLGGNCDDRLILKSVAAKHIVVTSVAEKDNPGTCTTNTHEVTFTPMGDELQYASDNAKAGDPTARMAKVE